One window of the Synechococcus sp. CC9311 genome contains the following:
- a CDS encoding DUF2231 domain-containing protein, with protein sequence MNFISTILSPVNEIADKLGANDLPYSIPIHPNLVHFTIGLFAIGIAFDFAGAFYPLEKRLFRFLALPVTRSGFHDVGWYNVLACSVITFFTVAAGFYEMILAVPLPGIRSIIGQNAIDTMLWHAIGGVALLLIIVVMTIWRGFQRFFWRKDYGRQVSWLYLGCGASVLLLMGLHGSLGAWLASEFGVHITADQLLAAGADLNEVLP encoded by the coding sequence ATGAATTTCATCAGCACCATTCTCTCCCCGGTGAATGAAATTGCCGACAAACTGGGTGCGAATGATCTCCCCTACTCGATCCCGATTCATCCCAATTTGGTGCACTTCACCATTGGCCTATTTGCTATCGGAATCGCCTTTGATTTTGCAGGAGCGTTTTATCCACTAGAAAAACGTTTGTTTCGCTTCCTGGCACTACCTGTGACACGAAGCGGTTTTCACGATGTCGGCTGGTACAACGTGCTTGCTTGCAGCGTGATCACTTTTTTCACCGTAGCAGCTGGCTTTTACGAAATGATCTTGGCTGTTCCACTGCCAGGGATTCGCAGCATCATTGGCCAAAATGCAATCGACACCATGCTTTGGCATGCGATCGGTGGGGTCGCATTACTACTGATCATTGTGGTGATGACCATCTGGCGAGGGTTTCAGCGATTTTTTTGGCGTAAAGATTACGGCCGTCAGGTGAGCTGGCTCTATCTCGGATGCGGAGCTTCAGTGCTCCTGCTGATGGGCCTTCATGGAAGCCTTGGTGCCTGGCTTGCGAGTGAATTTGGCGTTCACATCACAGCGGATCAACTCCTGGCTGCCGGAGCCGACCTTAATGAGGTCCTGCCATGA
- a CDS encoding calcium/sodium antiporter, which translates to MPDFLISTLELLVGIGLLFGGGELFVQGAVILAVILGVPQLVIGLTVVSLGTSAPEFFVSISSVVQGADALAVSNVVGSNIFNVLVVLGCSALVLPLKVESRLVRRDVPLLLAVSAAAWGMASAGRVTWQSGVALLLGLVINTVWEIRTAREEPEEMEPAEPEIDLGTAQQGWIKAMVQLLVGIVVLGCGAHLLVKGASSVALSLGVSEAVIGLTIVSAGTSMPELITSLVAALRGRTDLAIGNVVGSCLLNLLLVLAGGAMAAGARGLNVTPDLIHDDMPVMILTSLACLPIFWTKGRITRLEGGLLVGLYVLYITDNVLPRTGLSSWSDEFRLIMLCVVLPAVVVLIIVQAARYWRQLKRKGLSN; encoded by the coding sequence ATGCCTGACTTTCTGATCTCTACCCTCGAGCTCTTGGTGGGAATCGGACTCCTATTCGGAGGAGGAGAATTATTCGTTCAAGGTGCGGTGATTCTTGCCGTCATCCTCGGCGTCCCTCAGCTGGTCATTGGCCTGACAGTTGTTTCGCTTGGAACGAGCGCGCCAGAGTTTTTTGTCAGTATCAGTTCTGTGGTTCAAGGGGCTGATGCGCTCGCCGTCAGCAACGTGGTGGGAAGCAACATTTTCAATGTATTGGTCGTACTCGGCTGCAGTGCCCTCGTTCTTCCTCTGAAAGTGGAAAGCCGCCTAGTGAGAAGGGATGTCCCACTTCTCTTAGCCGTCTCGGCGGCGGCTTGGGGAATGGCTTCGGCCGGACGTGTGACCTGGCAATCTGGCGTCGCTCTCTTGCTGGGTCTTGTCATCAACACTGTCTGGGAAATCCGAACCGCACGGGAGGAACCAGAGGAGATGGAGCCTGCCGAACCAGAGATTGACTTGGGAACCGCCCAACAGGGCTGGATCAAAGCCATGGTTCAACTCTTGGTGGGCATTGTTGTCCTTGGCTGCGGAGCTCACCTGCTGGTGAAAGGAGCCAGCTCCGTTGCCTTAAGCCTGGGCGTGAGTGAAGCCGTGATCGGACTCACCATTGTTTCGGCCGGCACCTCCATGCCTGAATTGATTACCTCTCTGGTCGCTGCATTACGAGGGAGAACAGATCTCGCCATCGGCAACGTCGTTGGTAGCTGTCTCTTGAATCTTCTACTTGTCCTTGCTGGAGGTGCCATGGCGGCAGGAGCAAGAGGTCTGAATGTCACTCCGGATTTAATCCATGACGACATGCCTGTGATGATCCTGACCAGCTTGGCTTGCCTACCAATCTTCTGGACAAAAGGGCGAATTACCAGACTTGAAGGTGGATTACTAGTCGGCTTATACGTTCTTTACATCACCGACAATGTTCTACCCCGAACAGGCCTTTCCTCTTGGTCTGATGAATTTCGTCTCATCATGCTTTGCGTTGTGCTGCCAGCCGTTGTCGTCCTGATCATCGTGCAGGCAGCTCGCTATTGGAGACAGCTCAAACGCAAAGGGCTCTCAAACTAA
- a CDS encoding DUF2231 domain-containing protein, which produces MQMIGLLPPLNDKNLPWLDVIHPIVVHFVIAMALITVVFDLIGVITRRRNLFEVSFWNLVVATVAIFVAIIFGQIEAGLATPYGASRDILNYHSTLGWSLAAILSLLTGWRYVARQKDPTVLPRGFLIIDSVLAVLVFCQVYLGDKLVWVYGLHTVPVVEAVRSGALS; this is translated from the coding sequence ATGCAGATGATTGGGCTGCTCCCCCCGCTCAACGACAAAAATCTCCCCTGGCTGGATGTCATTCATCCAATCGTGGTGCATTTCGTGATTGCGATGGCGCTGATCACTGTGGTATTTGACCTAATTGGAGTGATCACTCGCCGCCGCAATCTGTTTGAGGTGAGCTTCTGGAACTTAGTGGTAGCGACCGTTGCAATCTTCGTCGCCATCATCTTTGGCCAAATTGAAGCAGGCTTAGCCACTCCTTACGGAGCTTCAAGAGACATTTTGAATTATCACAGCACCCTTGGCTGGTCTCTCGCTGCAATTCTCAGCCTGCTCACGGGCTGGCGATACGTTGCAAGACAAAAAGACCCAACAGTTCTGCCTAGAGGGTTTCTGATCATTGATTCCGTTCTTGCCGTTCTGGTGTTCTGCCAGGTTTACCTAGGCGACAAACTCGTTTGGGTTTATGGCCTCCATACGGTCCCGGTTGTCGAAGCCGTCCGTAGTGGAGCCCTGTCATGA